DNA from Acidobacteriota bacterium:
GCTGTTTGTACCGGCGACAAACTGGCACCGCATTGAAAAGGCCGCGGCCTCGGAGGCCGATGCGGTCTGCATCGATCTGGAAGACGCCGTGCCGGCGGAGCAGAAAGCCGCAAGCCGCGCGAATGTCATCCGGGCGCTGCGCGAGCTCGACTTTGGACGGCGGATCCGGATGTTCCGCATCAATGGACTCGACACCCCGTTCGCCTATCGCGACCTGATTGAGGTGGTCGAAGCAGCCGGCGACCGGCTCGATTTGGTGATGCTTCCGAAAGCCGGCTCGGCCGGGGACATTGAGTTTGTGGACCGGCTGTTGACGCAGATCGAGCAGAGTAAAGGTTGGGCGCGGCGCATCGGGATTGAAGCCCAGATTGAGACGGCGCGCGGATTCATGTACTGCCGCGAAATCGCCGCAGCCTCGCGGCGCCTCGAAGCATTGATTTTCGGGCCGGGCGACTTTGCCGCCTCGATGGGGATACCGTCGAGCGGCATCGGCGATTTCGACGAGCACGACGCCCTCTACCCCGGCCACCGCTTCCATGCGCCCATGGCCGCCATTGTGGGCGCGGCCCGCGGCAATCTGCGTGGCGTCGCCTTGCGGGCGATTGACGGACCGTACGCGGCCTTCAAGGACGAACCGGGCTTTAATCTCTCCTGCCGGATTGCGCTGGCCATGGGCTTTGACGGCAAGCAGCTCATTCACCCCGCGCAAATCCCCATCGCCCGGAGCATCTTTACCCCCAAACCGGAAGCGGCGGCGCACGCGGCACGCGTGGTGGCGGCGTATGAGGCTGCGGCGGCCGAGGGGCGCGGAGCGGCGAGCCTCGATGGCGAGATGATTGACGCCGCGAACCTGCGGCTGGCGCAAGTCGTAGCCGCGCGGGCAAAACGCTGCCGCGAAGCGGATGCAGTCTCAGGAAAGGAAAGTCATGCCCGATAACGATAAGCACGATGCGCGCAGCACCGGGCTGGGGCTCGGGGGCCCCCAGCCCAGTGCGAGCACAAGCGGGACGC
Protein-coding regions in this window:
- a CDS encoding CoA ester lyase produces the protein MGIPERLERTALFVPATNWHRIEKAAASEADAVCIDLEDAVPAEQKAASRANVIRALRELDFGRRIRMFRINGLDTPFAYRDLIEVVEAAGDRLDLVMLPKAGSAGDIEFVDRLLTQIEQSKGWARRIGIEAQIETARGFMYCREIAAASRRLEALIFGPGDFAASMGIPSSGIGDFDEHDALYPGHRFHAPMAAIVGAARGNLRGVALRAIDGPYAAFKDEPGFNLSCRIALAMGFDGKQLIHPAQIPIARSIFTPKPEAAAHAARVVAAYEAAAAEGRGAASLDGEMIDAANLRLAQVVAARAKRCREADAVSGKESHAR